The Ignavibacteria bacterium genome contains the following window.
ATTAAAATTTCTGGGTTCAGCGGTTTCCCGGATTATGCATATCCGACAGTTTTCATTGTTCCAGCCGGAAGTTTCATTCTAATTGCATATTTGCTTGGTTCGTATCAAATCAAAAATCTTCCTATTTCCAAACTTTATCTGTCTTTATTAATTAGTTTTTTGTTCACGAGTTCATTGACTTATTTCTTTAAAGACTATGCATTCAGTCGAGCGATACTTTTAATTACTTATGTCTTTTTGTTTTTTGTTCTGCCTGGCTGGAGAATACTCTTGAAAATTATTTTCAAGTATCCAAAAGATTCCAGGCAATCATTATTTGAAGCAAATACTTTGATTGTTGGTACAAATGATGCCGCAATTGAATTAATCAACCGATTGAGAAAATCTTACAATTATTATTATGATGTCGTTGGCTTAATTGATCGAGATAGAAAAAGAATTGGAGAAAAAATTAATGAAGTGGAAATAATTGGAAGCTTAGACACTTTGGGAAAAGTAATCCGCGAGAAAGGAATTACAGAAGTAATTTTTGCATCCGATTTTCTTCCATACAATCAAATACTTTCAATTGTCTCAGCAAATCAGAACCAGAATGTTCACTTTCATCTTGCCGATAAAAATTATGATTTTATCATTAGTAAAAAAGATGTCCTCGAATTAAATGAACTTCCTTTGATTGAAATTGAATACAATATTTCGATGCCAATTCACAGGTTCATTAAAAGAGCCTTCGATATTTCTCTCGGTTTGATTTTATTGTTTACACTTTATCCGTTTTTTTTGATTCGATATTTAGTTTCTAAGAAGTGGAATAATTTGTTATATTTATTCAAAGTTCTTGGAGGAAAATTTAGTTTTGTTGGTAGACCAATCGGGAGTAGAGAAACTAACATTTATCTTGGTAAGCCTGGACTTACTGGAATTGTCCAGATCAATGAAAATAAAAATCTGACTGAAGAAGAGATAGAAAGACTAAATATTTATTATGCGAAAAATCAAAATATCTGGCTTGATATTGAAATTCTGATTAAGACAATTCAAAATTATTTGAGGTGATTATGCCAAAAAC
Protein-coding sequences here:
- a CDS encoding glycosyltransferase; translated protein: MKELSIIIVNYNVKAFLQNCLLSIKKATEKIDSEIIVVDNASDDGSIELIKKNFTDVILIESKTNLGFSKANNLGLKISQGKFICLINPDTIVEENTFKVMIDFMEDHPEVGLAGCRILNPDGTFQLACRRSFPTPWVAFTKIIGLSKLFPKSKLFARYNLTYLDENQSYEVDAVSGSFMFLRREVYEKIGGLDETFFMYGEDLDYCYRVKQAGYKVYYVHSTQIIHFKGESTKRSNIDELKHFYDAMRLFVRKHFSGSWLIEIILQMAINLRSFLAFIGKRSLILLAIVIDFILFNLSVLAAELIYIKISGFSGFPDYAYPTVFIVPAGSFILIAYLLGSYQIKNLPISKLYLSLLISFLFTSSLTYFFKDYAFSRAILLITYVFLFFVLPGWRILLKIIFKYPKDSRQSLFEANTLIVGTNDAAIELINRLRKSYNYYYDVVGLIDRDRKRIGEKINEVEIIGSLDTLGKVIREKGITEVIFASDFLPYNQILSIVSANQNQNVHFHLADKNYDFIISKKDVLELNELPLIEIEYNISMPIHRFIKRAFDISLGLILLFTLYPFFLIRYLVSKKWNNLLYLFKVLGGKFSFVGRPIGSRETNIYLGKPGLTGIVQINENKNLTEEEIERLNIYYAKNQNIWLDIEILIKTIQNYLR